Proteins co-encoded in one Rudaeicoccus suwonensis genomic window:
- a CDS encoding GNAT family N-acetyltransferase → MARQSVQVVRARPEDESSFAQLWTASRAATGLSAKHAEKSVRDGRLGCALRRADVRVYLATSDGEAVGYVMCMQGPVGALSDELAVWIDLIWVDPARRGGGVARALLGMVVEFADHIGAVDIVSCVPAGERELNRYFARLGFSSVVTERTTTPAALRRRLAGGPVSMAAEAVRRRRSLRARARGQVAMVREIQTHSTSPF, encoded by the coding sequence ATGGCCCGTCAGAGCGTGCAGGTTGTTCGGGCCAGGCCCGAGGACGAAAGCAGCTTCGCGCAGTTGTGGACGGCGTCGCGGGCGGCCACCGGACTCAGCGCCAAGCATGCGGAGAAGTCGGTGCGTGACGGTCGGCTCGGCTGCGCGCTGCGTCGAGCGGACGTGCGCGTCTACCTGGCCACCTCCGACGGTGAGGCCGTCGGCTACGTCATGTGCATGCAAGGACCGGTCGGCGCCCTGAGCGATGAGCTCGCCGTCTGGATCGACCTGATCTGGGTCGACCCGGCACGACGCGGCGGCGGCGTCGCGCGAGCACTGTTGGGCATGGTCGTGGAGTTCGCCGATCACATCGGCGCGGTCGACATCGTGTCGTGCGTGCCCGCCGGAGAGCGCGAGCTCAACCGCTACTTCGCTCGCCTCGGGTTCTCCTCGGTGGTCACCGAACGCACCACGACACCAGCGGCGCTGCGCCGCCGGCTGGCGGGGGGGCCGGTGTCGATGGCCGCAGAGGCCGTCCGTCGCAGGCGGTCACTGCGTGCTCGGGCGCGTGGTCAGGTCGCCATGGTGCGCGAGATCCAGACGCATTCCACCTCGCCCTTCTGA
- a CDS encoding PaaI family thioesterase: MGVEFLEATPERIVARMPVEGNTQPYGLLHGGASVVLAESVGSVGAALHAGPGRIAVGLDINATHHRGARSGYVTATGTPLSLGRTLASYDVAIVDDEGNRVCTARITCLLRDSAPKAR, translated from the coding sequence ATGGGTGTGGAGTTCCTGGAGGCGACCCCGGAGCGGATCGTCGCGCGCATGCCGGTCGAGGGCAACACCCAGCCCTACGGTCTGTTGCACGGAGGGGCCAGTGTCGTGCTCGCCGAGTCGGTCGGCTCCGTGGGCGCGGCGCTGCACGCCGGCCCCGGGCGCATCGCGGTCGGGCTGGACATCAACGCGACGCATCACCGTGGTGCCCGATCGGGCTATGTGACTGCCACCGGAACTCCGCTGTCGCTGGGCCGCACGCTGGCGTCGTATGACGTGGCGATCGTCGACGACGAGGGCAATCGAGTGTGCACGGCGCGAATCACCTGCCTGCTGCGAGACAGCGCCCCCAAGGCGCGCTGA